Proteins encoded together in one Deinococcus hopiensis KR-140 window:
- a CDS encoding DedA family protein, which produces MPDLTHLFLSASYLGLFLTVFAESGLLLGFFLPGDTLLIAAGYLAREGKISLAGVMLAVAAGAVLGYLLGYWIGNRYGQQVFLRPGGKLLKPEHLARTRAFYEQRGEITVVLARFIPVVRVVAPTMAGVSGMPLSRYNLYNVIGGVLWAVSIPLLGYGLGHLVPNLDHYVLLAVLGAAVLSTGPLLVAFLRQRRNAVSENGK; this is translated from the coding sequence ATGCCGGACCTGACCCACCTGTTTCTCAGCGCGTCCTATCTGGGGCTCTTTCTGACCGTATTCGCGGAAAGTGGCCTGTTGCTGGGCTTTTTTCTGCCTGGCGACACGCTGTTGATCGCGGCAGGATACCTCGCCCGGGAGGGCAAGATCAGCCTGGCGGGCGTCATGCTGGCTGTGGCGGCGGGAGCGGTCCTCGGCTACCTGCTGGGTTACTGGATCGGCAACAGATACGGGCAGCAGGTCTTTCTGCGGCCTGGTGGAAAGCTGCTCAAGCCCGAACACCTTGCCCGCACCCGCGCCTTTTACGAGCAGCGCGGCGAGATCACGGTGGTGCTGGCCCGCTTCATTCCGGTGGTGCGCGTCGTCGCACCCACGATGGCGGGGGTCAGCGGCATGCCGCTCTCCCGCTACAACCTCTACAACGTAATTGGCGGCGTGCTGTGGGCCGTCTCCATCCCCCTGCTGGGCTACGGGTTGGGTCACCTCGTGCCCAACCTGGACCATTACGTGCTGCTGGCCGTGCTGGGGGCCGCCGTGCTGAGCACCGGGCCGCTGCTCGTGGCGTTCTTGCGTCAGCGCCGCAACGCGGTTTCCGAGAACGGGAAGTAG
- the deoD gene encoding purine-nucleoside phosphorylase has protein sequence MSIHLNAQPGVIAETVLLPGDPLRAQHIAETFFENPVQHNSVRGMLGFTGTYKGKKVSVQGTGMGIASSMIYVSELIQDYGCKNLIRVGTCGSYQADVHVRDLVLAQAACTDSNINNIRFGAKNFAPIADFGLLLRAYQIAQERGFATHVGNIMSSDTFYHDDFDQYKLWAQFGVLAVEMEAAGLYTLAAKHGVRALTILTVSDHLVTREETTAEERQLTFNGMIEVALDAALGEEQTG, from the coding sequence ATGAGCATTCACCTTAACGCCCAGCCTGGAGTGATCGCCGAGACCGTCCTCCTCCCCGGTGATCCCCTGCGCGCCCAGCACATTGCGGAAACCTTTTTCGAGAATCCTGTGCAGCACAACTCCGTGCGCGGCATGCTGGGCTTTACCGGTACCTACAAGGGCAAAAAGGTCAGCGTGCAGGGCACCGGCATGGGCATCGCCTCCTCGATGATCTACGTCTCGGAACTGATTCAGGACTACGGCTGCAAGAACCTGATCCGCGTGGGCACCTGCGGCAGCTATCAGGCAGACGTGCATGTGCGCGACCTGGTGCTCGCACAGGCGGCCTGCACCGATTCCAACATCAACAACATCCGCTTCGGAGCCAAGAACTTTGCCCCCATCGCAGACTTCGGACTGCTGCTGCGCGCCTACCAGATTGCCCAGGAGCGCGGCTTCGCCACCCACGTGGGGAACATCATGTCTTCGGACACCTTCTACCACGACGATTTCGACCAGTACAAACTCTGGGCGCAGTTCGGGGTGCTCGCCGTCGAGATGGAGGCCGCCGGACTGTACACCCTGGCCGCCAAGCACGGCGTCCGCGCGCTGACCATCCTGACCGTCAGTGACCACCTCGTCACCCGTGAGGAAACAACGGCGGAAGAGCGGCAACTGACCTTCAACGGCATGATTGAGGTGGCGCTCGATGCGGCGCTGGGCGAGGAACAGACGGGCTAA